In Microcoleus sp. bin38.metabat.b11b12b14.051, a single genomic region encodes these proteins:
- a CDS encoding STAS-like domain-containing protein → MKSYKIGTLIGKTCMTPDDGMKVYELTYPELRAEHAVELDFAGVEIFASPFFNFAIGQLLRDISPDTLNRLLTFSHLNSVGHQILKQVIKNSKRYYAADNATRNAINEIVSQQVGNV, encoded by the coding sequence ATGAAATCTTACAAGATTGGCACTTTGATTGGCAAAACTTGCATGACACCCGATGACGGTATGAAGGTGTATGAGTTGACATACCCCGAACTACGGGCAGAGCACGCTGTGGAGCTTGACTTTGCTGGTGTAGAGATTTTTGCATCTCCGTTCTTCAATTTTGCCATTGGACAGCTACTTAGGGATATCTCCCCAGACACTTTAAACCGTCTGCTGACATTTTCTCATCTTAATAGTGTAGGCCATCAAATACTCAAACAGGTGATTAAGAACTCAAAACGCTACTACGCAGCAGATAATGCAACTCGCAATGCAATCAATGAAATTGTCAGCCAACAGGTGGGAAATGTATAA
- a CDS encoding ATP-binding protein → MSVTLKIPTINDKLKDFDNLFQLLDQLNEDCSEVIIDFSKCFFLKQNAVAFLGGLIRLVQSRSIKLNINWDSIHNDVKMNLEQNGFIYAFCENKEPWQGNSIPYREDKKQDKDGLVDYLAEKWLGRDWVDISQKLQNVIVGTVWEIYANAFEHGQTEIGVFSCGQHYPKKKELKLTVVDFGVGIPQNVRLFRKLSDLPVDEALKWAFEAGTTTRRGDVAGGVGLDSLKRFVKMNRGKLEFFSHNGYALINKDQETYQKRQTFFGGTLVNITLQCDEAIYVLASDTDGDAPLF, encoded by the coding sequence ATGAGCGTGACTCTTAAAATCCCTACAATCAATGATAAGCTGAAGGATTTTGACAATCTGTTTCAGCTTTTGGATCAACTAAATGAGGATTGCTCAGAAGTAATTATTGACTTTTCTAAATGTTTTTTTCTCAAACAAAATGCCGTAGCTTTTCTGGGAGGATTAATTCGTCTCGTTCAATCCCGCTCGATAAAATTAAACATTAATTGGGATAGCATTCATAACGACGTAAAAATGAATCTTGAACAAAACGGATTCATATATGCTTTTTGTGAGAATAAAGAACCTTGGCAGGGTAATTCTATCCCTTATCGAGAAGATAAAAAACAAGATAAAGATGGCTTGGTTGACTACCTAGCAGAAAAATGGCTAGGACGAGACTGGGTTGATATAAGTCAAAAATTGCAAAACGTCATCGTAGGAACCGTTTGGGAGATCTACGCTAACGCCTTTGAGCATGGTCAAACAGAAATCGGAGTCTTTAGCTGTGGACAGCACTACCCTAAAAAAAAGGAACTAAAACTGACTGTCGTTGACTTCGGTGTTGGGATTCCCCAAAATGTGCGCCTATTCCGAAAACTTTCGGATTTACCAGTAGACGAAGCCCTAAAATGGGCATTTGAAGCAGGAACTACAACCAGGCGCGGTGATGTTGCTGGGGGCGTTGGACTTGACTCTCTGAAAAGATTTGTAAAGATGAATAGAGGAAAGTTGGAGTTTTTCAGTCACAATGGGTATGCACTGATTAACAAAGATCAGGAAACTTACCAAAAGCGCCAAACCTTTTTCGGAGGGACACTGGTTAACATTACCCTCCAATGTGATGAAGCCATTTATGTGCTGGCTTCTGACACCGACGGCGACGCCCCACTTTTCTGA